A single window of Streptomyces griseoviridis DNA harbors:
- a CDS encoding response regulator, whose amino-acid sequence MSLRVLVVDDQGIVRAGFAAVIDAEDDMTVVGEAADGAEAVRLAGELTPDVVVMDVRMPELDGIAATRIITGRQDPPRVLVLTTFDLDSYVFDALRAGASGFLLKDVQPSELLDGIRVVATGESVLAPSATRRLIGHYASGAGAGFRSGDGPRELESLTARERYVLALIAAGLNNAEIAGELGITVGTVKSHVNALLRKLGLRDRVQATILAYDLGLARPNPPGPRA is encoded by the coding sequence ATGAGCCTGCGGGTACTGGTCGTCGACGACCAGGGCATCGTCCGGGCGGGCTTCGCCGCCGTGATCGACGCCGAGGACGACATGACGGTCGTCGGGGAGGCCGCCGACGGAGCCGAAGCGGTGCGCCTCGCGGGGGAGTTGACGCCCGACGTCGTCGTCATGGACGTCCGCATGCCCGAACTGGACGGCATCGCCGCCACCCGGATCATCACCGGCCGCCAGGACCCGCCGAGGGTCCTCGTGCTGACCACCTTCGACCTCGACTCCTACGTCTTCGACGCGCTGCGCGCCGGCGCCTCCGGCTTCCTCCTCAAGGACGTCCAGCCCTCCGAACTCCTCGACGGCATCCGGGTGGTGGCCACCGGCGAGAGCGTCCTCGCCCCCTCCGCGACCCGCCGGCTCATCGGCCACTACGCGTCAGGGGCGGGCGCGGGGTTCCGCTCCGGGGACGGCCCCCGCGAACTGGAGAGCCTCACCGCCCGCGAACGGTACGTCCTCGCACTGATCGCGGCCGGCCTCAACAACGCGGAGATCGCCGGGGAACTCGGCATCACCGTCGGCACCGTCAAGTCCCATGTGAACGCGCTGCTGCGCAAACTCGGCCTGCGCGACCGCGTGCAGGCGACGATCCTCGCCTACGACCTGGGCCTCGCCCGCCCCAACCCGCCCGGCCCCCGCGCCTGA
- a CDS encoding SCO4225 family membrane protein — MTGPDRSPLRVLRRALTDVVALAYLGLCAALLIWAVVVTALDDSGESMAGVIPIFATAPTSLIFLVLPDHVWAFFAAVVLAALVNAAVIGWCSRTLRARRRTG; from the coding sequence GTGACCGGTCCCGACCGCAGCCCGCTCCGGGTGCTGCGCCGCGCGCTCACCGACGTCGTCGCCCTCGCCTATCTCGGCCTCTGCGCGGCCCTGTTGATCTGGGCGGTCGTCGTGACCGCCCTCGACGACTCGGGCGAGTCCATGGCGGGCGTCATCCCGATCTTCGCGACCGCCCCGACCAGCCTGATCTTCCTCGTCCTGCCGGACCACGTCTGGGCGTTCTTCGCCGCTGTCGTCCTCGCCGCGCTGGTGAACGCCGCCGTGATCGGCTGGTGCTCCCGCACGCTCAGGGCCAGACGGCGGACCGGCTGA
- a CDS encoding ATP-binding protein, with translation MNRDDDRLLPVLLLCAQAAVWPGADLVRGAVPPASALLVAVLVAGTVTAALAVRRTRPVVTLVLVAAACALGAGALPVGGTAVLGTAGIALALFTVATERDTFTAVLCVLALAFWQFAQDITLHGLSGLDGLAGLDPVPTTLLYLITCGVGLRTRRTRRARRTAERRLKRAEAERHRLPAAERRRMERELHDVSAHHLTAVVVTAGAALGLRERRPELAAEALEFAVETGRTVSRALGAVRAPAPSREELPSPEERLRALVAGFRRLDQPVDDEIDPLPEGVVADAAFGIVREALTNVARHAPGAATTVVCRYGDTRTDVVVTSAAPPAGVTAHGAGLGGGRGQGFLRSRAREAGGTLSTGPTPDGGWEVRAELPGRTAAPGDVTLPPSYRVAQVVAAIGLCVQPLLPVLVMRPEPVDEAEAMSTGWEVTPGVLFALLAAAQAVALLWLRRAPRAAPAVLLGLAALWPVAMAAADYAGPVLPPAFLGALALCVAVARTAARETSRAAPPEPARRGPKTDWTRPFRPRPTAPEPGTARRSGPAGRAPGTGAGFLPRADARRAASVLALAAVVVQAVAAAVAVLDRGTTAPTWAVVVGAGAGSAAMVGAARWAGALRGRRERDARGAGARRLAGWTQEAVRDAWAERRRIAAGLETTVLARTADMVAQAEAGHLDATADRARAALAAMRALLDTVRAGDDGPTLRPQPTLQALDLLAHQCRATGRDVEIRLGPGVPEHLPTAVDLAAYHAAETLLAAGGEDPATIEIDADDGTLTLTATGVPEAARPAVRDRLTARVAALGGTLTAGAAAPAGTVSLLLPLTADRAPAAARTDEERDR, from the coding sequence GTGAACCGAGACGACGACCGGCTGCTCCCGGTCCTCCTGCTGTGCGCCCAGGCCGCCGTGTGGCCCGGCGCGGACCTGGTGCGCGGTGCCGTGCCGCCCGCGTCCGCGCTCCTCGTGGCGGTGCTGGTGGCCGGCACGGTCACCGCGGCCCTCGCCGTGCGCCGCACCCGGCCGGTGGTCACCCTCGTCCTGGTCGCCGCGGCCTGCGCGCTCGGCGCCGGGGCGCTGCCGGTCGGCGGCACCGCCGTCCTCGGCACGGCGGGCATCGCCCTCGCCCTCTTCACCGTGGCGACCGAACGCGACACGTTCACCGCCGTGTTGTGCGTGCTGGCGCTCGCCTTCTGGCAGTTCGCCCAGGACATCACCCTGCACGGACTCAGCGGCCTCGACGGACTCGCGGGGCTCGACCCGGTACCGACCACCCTGCTGTACCTGATCACCTGCGGCGTCGGCCTCCGGACCCGGCGGACCCGCCGCGCGCGCCGCACCGCCGAACGGCGCCTGAAGCGCGCCGAGGCCGAGCGCCACCGTCTTCCCGCGGCCGAACGGCGGCGCATGGAGCGGGAGTTGCACGACGTCAGCGCCCACCACCTCACCGCCGTCGTCGTCACCGCGGGCGCCGCCCTCGGACTGCGCGAACGACGCCCCGAACTGGCTGCCGAGGCCCTGGAGTTCGCCGTCGAGACCGGGCGGACGGTGAGCCGCGCGCTCGGCGCGGTGCGGGCGCCCGCCCCCTCGCGGGAGGAACTCCCCTCGCCCGAGGAGCGGTTGCGGGCCCTGGTCGCCGGATTCCGCCGACTGGACCAGCCGGTCGACGACGAGATCGACCCGCTGCCCGAAGGGGTCGTCGCCGACGCGGCCTTCGGCATCGTCCGGGAGGCGCTCACCAACGTGGCCAGGCACGCGCCGGGCGCCGCCACCACGGTGGTGTGCCGGTACGGCGACACCCGCACCGACGTCGTCGTCACCAGCGCCGCCCCGCCGGCGGGCGTCACCGCCCATGGCGCGGGCCTCGGCGGCGGGCGCGGACAGGGCTTCCTGCGCTCCCGGGCCCGCGAGGCGGGCGGCACCCTGAGCACCGGGCCCACCCCGGACGGCGGCTGGGAGGTCCGCGCGGAACTGCCGGGGCGGACGGCGGCCCCGGGCGACGTGACGCTGCCGCCCTCCTACCGCGTCGCGCAGGTCGTCGCCGCGATCGGCCTCTGTGTGCAGCCGCTGCTTCCGGTGCTGGTGATGCGCCCCGAGCCGGTCGACGAGGCCGAGGCGATGTCGACCGGGTGGGAGGTGACCCCGGGCGTGCTCTTCGCGCTGCTCGCCGCCGCCCAGGCGGTCGCCCTGCTGTGGCTGCGCCGGGCACCCCGCGCCGCACCGGCCGTGCTGCTCGGCCTGGCCGCGCTGTGGCCGGTGGCGATGGCCGCGGCCGACTACGCGGGACCGGTGCTGCCGCCCGCCTTCCTCGGCGCGCTCGCCCTCTGCGTGGCGGTGGCGCGGACGGCGGCCCGGGAGACGTCACGAGCGGCCCCGCCCGAGCCCGCGCGCCGGGGCCCGAAAACCGACTGGACGCGGCCGTTCCGGCCCCGGCCGACGGCACCGGAGCCCGGTACGGCGCGTAGGTCCGGGCCCGCGGGACGAGCCCCCGGCACCGGGGCCGGGTTCCTTCCCCGCGCCGACGCCCGGCGGGCGGCCTCCGTCCTCGCGCTCGCGGCCGTCGTCGTCCAGGCAGTGGCCGCCGCCGTCGCCGTCCTCGACCGTGGGACGACGGCCCCCACCTGGGCGGTCGTCGTCGGCGCCGGCGCTGGATCGGCCGCCATGGTGGGCGCCGCCCGCTGGGCCGGCGCGCTGCGCGGCCGGCGCGAGCGGGACGCCAGGGGCGCCGGCGCGCGGCGCCTCGCCGGGTGGACTCAGGAAGCCGTGCGGGACGCCTGGGCCGAACGCCGCCGGATCGCCGCCGGCCTGGAGACCACCGTCCTCGCCCGCACCGCCGACATGGTCGCGCAGGCCGAGGCCGGCCACCTCGACGCCACCGCCGACCGGGCCCGCGCCGCGCTGGCCGCCATGCGCGCCCTCCTCGACACCGTCAGGGCGGGCGACGACGGACCCACGCTCCGCCCGCAGCCCACCCTCCAGGCGCTCGACCTGCTCGCCCACCAGTGCCGGGCCACCGGCCGCGATGTCGAGATCCGGCTCGGCCCCGGGGTCCCCGAGCACCTGCCCACCGCCGTCGACCTGGCCGCCTACCACGCGGCCGAGACGCTGCTCGCGGCCGGCGGCGAGGACCCCGCGACGATCGAGATCGACGCGGACGACGGTACGTTGACGCTCACCGCCACCGGTGTCCCCGAGGCCGCCCGCCCCGCCGTGCGCGACCGGCTGACGGCCCGGGTCGCGGCGCTCGGCGGCACCCTGACCGCCGGGGCCGCCGCACCGGCGGGCACGGTGAGCCTGCTGCTGCCGCTCACCGCGGACCGCGCGCCCGCCGCCGCGCGCACAGACGAGGAGAGAGACCGATGA
- a CDS encoding purine-cytosine permease family protein, with the protein MTTAESRTAPAPPRAAGTDQATKETLEDYTLRFAPRSYRRWTPMVVATTALGGIAYMADFSIGAGIGLAHGTGNALVAIAVAAVVIFVTGFPLAYYGARYNIDLDLITRGSGFGYYGSVLTSVIFASFTFIFFALEGSIMAQGLKLGLGLPLWLGYLVSTLMVIPLVIYGMKALSKLQVWTTPVWLLLMVGPLVYLIAHDPGTVDRFLRYPGSDGDGGVNTASVLLGAGVCLSLIAQIGEQIDYLRFMPPKTPENRRTWWTAVVMAGPGWVVLGALKQAIGVFLAVYILSEVGPAAATEPIQQFRSAFDAMMPSWLVLPLAVALVVISQIKINVTNAYSGSLAWTNSFTRVTRHYPGRMVFVLVNLGFALALMEADMFSFLNSILGFYSNCAIAWVVTVATDIGVNKYLLHLSPLQPEFRRGMLHAVNPVGVVSFVAASGLSIAMYFHALGDTLQPYSPVAAALIAFVLTPLTAVATKGRYYLRRADDGIAEPLLDADGNPSAVTFDCHVCLQSYERPDLAACATHDAMVCSLCLSTDGAADHVLPAA; encoded by the coding sequence ATGACGACAGCCGAGTCCCGCACCGCGCCCGCGCCACCACGAGCGGCCGGCACCGACCAGGCGACGAAGGAGACCCTGGAGGACTACACCCTCCGCTTCGCGCCCCGCAGTTACCGCCGCTGGACCCCGATGGTGGTGGCCACCACGGCGCTCGGCGGCATCGCCTACATGGCGGACTTCTCCATCGGGGCGGGCATCGGCCTCGCGCACGGCACCGGCAACGCGCTCGTGGCGATCGCCGTCGCCGCTGTCGTCATCTTCGTCACCGGGTTCCCGCTCGCCTACTACGGCGCCCGCTACAACATCGACCTCGACCTGATCACCCGGGGCTCCGGATTCGGCTACTACGGCTCGGTGTTGACCAGCGTCATCTTCGCCAGCTTCACCTTCATCTTCTTCGCCCTCGAAGGCTCCATCATGGCGCAGGGCCTCAAGCTGGGCCTCGGACTCCCGCTCTGGCTGGGCTACTTGGTGTCCACGCTGATGGTGATCCCGCTGGTGATCTACGGCATGAAGGCGCTCAGCAAGCTCCAGGTGTGGACGACCCCGGTCTGGCTGCTGCTGATGGTCGGGCCGCTCGTCTACCTGATCGCCCACGACCCCGGCACCGTCGACCGCTTCCTGCGCTACCCCGGCAGCGACGGCGACGGCGGCGTCAACACCGCCTCCGTGCTCCTCGGCGCGGGTGTCTGCCTCTCGCTGATCGCGCAGATCGGCGAGCAGATCGACTACCTGCGCTTCATGCCGCCCAAGACCCCGGAGAACCGGCGCACCTGGTGGACCGCCGTCGTCATGGCGGGCCCCGGCTGGGTGGTGCTCGGCGCGCTGAAGCAGGCCATCGGCGTCTTCCTCGCCGTCTACATCCTCTCCGAGGTCGGCCCCGCCGCCGCGACCGAGCCGATCCAGCAGTTCCGCAGCGCCTTCGACGCGATGATGCCGTCCTGGCTGGTGCTGCCGCTGGCCGTGGCGCTCGTCGTGATCAGCCAGATCAAGATCAACGTGACGAACGCGTACTCCGGCTCACTGGCGTGGACGAACTCCTTCACCCGTGTCACCCGCCACTACCCGGGCCGCATGGTCTTCGTCCTGGTCAACCTGGGCTTCGCGCTGGCCCTGATGGAAGCCGACATGTTCAGCTTCCTCAACAGCATCCTGGGCTTCTACTCGAACTGCGCGATCGCCTGGGTGGTGACCGTCGCCACCGACATCGGCGTCAACAAGTACCTGCTCCATCTCTCGCCGCTCCAGCCGGAGTTCCGCCGGGGCATGCTGCACGCCGTCAACCCGGTCGGGGTCGTCTCCTTCGTCGCCGCCTCGGGCCTCTCCATCGCGATGTACTTCCACGCCCTCGGCGACACCCTCCAGCCGTACTCACCGGTCGCGGCCGCCCTCATCGCCTTCGTCCTCACCCCGCTGACCGCCGTCGCCACCAAGGGCAGGTACTACCTGCGCCGCGCCGACGACGGCATCGCCGAACCCCTCCTGGACGCGGACGGCAACCCGAGCGCGGTCACGTTCGACTGTCACGTCTGCCTCCAGAGCTACGAGCGGCCCGACCTCGCGGCCTGCGCCACCCATGACGCGATGGTCTGCTCGCTGTGCCTGAGCACCGACGGCGCAGCGGACCACGTCCTGCCCGCCGCCTGA
- a CDS encoding molybdopterin-dependent oxidoreductase: MASEGQGTTEAAAGGPRRLPPGQRQVHGWPVSHYGPVPRFRLERWDLRVHGATADGGMCVWNFAELSALPHLTVASDLHCATGSTSTDHEWYGIPARALLEMVPPAPDVTHVMAWAEYGYSANLRLADFDRPDTLLATHHNGEPLTAEHGFPLRLIVPHLYGYKSPKWLRAVEYLTEDRRGFWEERGFHNVGEVWREQRHSHQERPGDGPPPKDE; this comes from the coding sequence GTGGCGAGCGAGGGACAGGGCACGACCGAGGCCGCGGCGGGCGGGCCCCGCCGGCTTCCGCCGGGTCAGCGCCAGGTCCATGGCTGGCCCGTCTCGCACTACGGCCCGGTGCCGCGTTTCCGTCTGGAACGCTGGGACCTGCGCGTGCACGGCGCCACCGCCGACGGCGGTATGTGCGTATGGAACTTCGCCGAGCTGTCCGCCCTGCCGCACCTCACGGTCGCCTCCGACCTGCACTGCGCGACCGGCTCCACCTCCACCGACCACGAGTGGTACGGCATCCCGGCCCGCGCCCTCCTGGAGATGGTGCCGCCCGCGCCCGACGTCACCCATGTGATGGCCTGGGCGGAGTACGGCTACTCGGCCAATCTGCGGCTCGCCGACTTCGACCGGCCCGACACGCTCCTGGCCACTCATCACAACGGCGAGCCGCTGACCGCCGAGCACGGCTTCCCGCTGCGGCTGATCGTCCCGCACCTCTACGGCTACAAGAGCCCGAAGTGGCTGCGGGCCGTCGAGTACCTGACCGAGGACCGGCGCGGCTTCTGGGAGGAGCGCGGCTTCCACAACGTCGGCGAGGTCTGGCGGGAGCAGCGCCACTCCCACCAGGAGAGGCCGGGGGACGGTCCGCCGCCGAAGGACGAGTGA
- a CDS encoding TetR/AcrR family transcriptional regulator — protein sequence MPAQTSRNAPAPGTGAPTAAPACAAPSARTASLGGDGLRADARRNRERIIEAARETFSAQGVDAPLSAVARRAGVGMATLYRRFPTRAALVEAAFAEQLSVCASAFEEALAEPDPGRGLYVLLEKVCTTQVTDRGFGSAFMTRFPDALDHGQERALAEEGLRRLVQRAREAGQLRDDFDPADITLLLLAHAGLAGQPRDTALAASRRLLAYLFQAFRSEEWGPLPPPAPLTLTEVGAAG from the coding sequence TTGCCCGCCCAGACCTCTCGCAACGCCCCCGCGCCCGGCACCGGGGCACCCACCGCCGCCCCGGCCTGCGCCGCCCCTTCCGCCCGTACCGCCTCCCTCGGCGGGGACGGTCTGCGGGCGGACGCCCGGCGCAACCGTGAGCGGATCATCGAGGCCGCCCGTGAGACGTTCTCGGCCCAGGGCGTCGACGCGCCGCTGAGCGCCGTCGCCCGTCGCGCCGGGGTCGGCATGGCCACCCTCTACCGCCGCTTCCCCACCCGTGCCGCGCTCGTCGAGGCCGCCTTCGCCGAGCAACTCAGCGTCTGCGCCTCGGCGTTCGAGGAGGCGCTCGCCGAACCCGACCCGGGGCGCGGCCTGTACGTGCTCCTGGAGAAGGTGTGCACCACGCAGGTGACCGACCGCGGTTTCGGCTCCGCCTTCATGACCCGGTTCCCCGACGCGCTCGACCACGGCCAGGAACGCGCCCTGGCCGAGGAGGGGTTGCGGCGGCTGGTCCAACGCGCCCGCGAGGCCGGGCAGTTGCGCGACGACTTCGACCCGGCCGACATCACCCTCCTGCTGCTGGCCCACGCCGGCCTCGCCGGACAGCCCCGGGACACCGCGCTCGCCGCCTCCCGCCGTCTGCTCGCCTATCTCTTCCAGGCGTTCAGGTCGGAGGAGTGGGGACCGCTGCCCCCGCCGGCGCCGCTCACCCTGACCGAGGTCGGCGCGGCCGGCTAG
- a CDS encoding NAD(P)-dependent alcohol dehydrogenase, translating to MSDMRAVLFDRFGPPEVLRVGTLPRPVPAPDEVLVRVSAVSLNGGELLDRAGRTRLVTGRTFPKPTGIDFAGEVAEVGSSVTGVREGDQVWGLLGRRTGSLAEYVAVRPERIAPAPGNLTPVDAVSLLAGATTAVTALREKAAVRPGERLLVRGGSGGVGSVAVQIGKLFGARVVALAGAANLDFVRGLGADEALDRRTTPFSALGRFDVILDTAGTQQAALRRLLAPGGRMVAVTADFDRPVAAVATLLASTVHGRGRIRFFSGNPDTELLTEVAGYAERGEIVPVVDTVHPLDDIVAAHRALESGGVRGKHVIRIG from the coding sequence ATGAGCGACATGCGCGCAGTTCTCTTCGACCGCTTCGGCCCGCCGGAGGTCCTCCGCGTCGGCACGCTCCCGCGGCCCGTCCCCGCACCCGACGAGGTGCTGGTGCGGGTGAGCGCGGTGAGCCTCAACGGCGGTGAACTGCTCGACCGGGCGGGCAGGACGCGCCTGGTGACCGGCCGCACCTTCCCCAAGCCGACCGGGATCGACTTCGCCGGTGAGGTGGCCGAGGTCGGGTCCTCGGTGACCGGGGTGCGCGAAGGCGACCAGGTCTGGGGGTTGTTGGGGCGCAGGACCGGCAGTCTGGCCGAGTACGTCGCCGTCCGCCCCGAGCGGATCGCCCCCGCTCCGGGCAACCTGACGCCGGTGGACGCCGTCTCGCTGCTCGCGGGCGCGACGACCGCGGTGACCGCCCTGCGGGAGAAGGCCGCCGTCAGGCCCGGTGAACGGCTCCTGGTGCGCGGCGGCAGCGGGGGCGTGGGCAGTGTCGCCGTACAGATCGGGAAGCTGTTCGGCGCCCGGGTGGTCGCGCTGGCGGGCGCCGCGAACCTGGACTTCGTGCGCGGTCTCGGTGCCGACGAGGCGCTCGACCGCCGGACGACACCCTTCTCCGCGCTGGGCCGCTTCGACGTCATCCTCGACACGGCCGGCACCCAACAGGCCGCGCTGCGCCGCCTGTTGGCGCCGGGTGGACGCATGGTCGCCGTCACCGCCGACTTCGACAGACCGGTGGCCGCCGTGGCGACCCTCCTCGCCTCGACGGTCCACGGCCGCGGGCGCATCCGCTTCTTCAGCGGCAATCCCGACACCGAGCTGCTGACCGAGGTCGCCGGCTACGCGGAGCGCGGTGAGATCGTGCCGGTCGTGGACACCGTCCACCCGCTGGACGACATCGTCGCGGCGCACCGGGCCCTGGAGTCGGGGGGCGTCCGCGGCAAGCACGTCATCCGGATCGGCTGA
- a CDS encoding TOBE domain-containing protein, with amino-acid sequence MSLSLRNQLPGTVTAVTPGEVMATVKVRLEGGQDLTAAITLEAVKDLGLAAGSAVRALVKSTEVALATGQVAGVSIRNQLPGTVADVALGGAMATVKVSVAGAELTSAITREAAADLRLAPGSPVVALIKSTEVSLATA; translated from the coding sequence ATGAGTCTGAGTCTGCGCAACCAGCTTCCCGGTACCGTCACCGCCGTCACGCCCGGTGAGGTCATGGCCACAGTGAAGGTGCGGCTGGAGGGCGGCCAGGATCTGACCGCCGCCATCACCCTGGAGGCCGTCAAGGATCTCGGGCTCGCCGCGGGGTCCGCCGTCCGCGCCCTGGTGAAGTCCACGGAGGTCGCGCTGGCCACCGGGCAGGTCGCCGGGGTTTCCATCCGCAACCAGCTTCCCGGCACGGTCGCCGACGTCGCCCTGGGCGGGGCGATGGCGACGGTGAAGGTCTCGGTGGCGGGCGCCGAGCTGACCTCGGCCATCACCCGGGAGGCAGCCGCCGACCTGCGGCTCGCGCCCGGCTCACCGGTCGTCGCGCTGATCAAGTCCACCGAGGTGTCGCTCGCGACGGCGTGA